In Hwangdonia lutea, a single window of DNA contains:
- a CDS encoding TerB family tellurite resistance protein gives MSFSDLFDSGFKKRNKNHFAAIVRIAMDDGVISDGEKAFLDRLARNLSISEGDYNQILKDYKSHPINPPMSYDRRLERLYDLARMVYVDHIKGDHEEILLGKISVGLGFHPENVKYIVDKALTLVSNGVDLDTFKDEMKNMNR, from the coding sequence ATGTCGTTTTCAGATTTATTTGATAGTGGGTTTAAAAAGCGCAATAAAAACCATTTTGCAGCTATTGTGCGTATTGCCATGGATGATGGTGTGATTTCTGATGGAGAAAAAGCCTTTTTAGATAGATTAGCGCGTAATTTAAGTATTAGTGAGGGCGATTATAACCAAATTTTAAAAGACTATAAATCGCATCCCATAAATCCGCCGATGTCTTACGACAGACGATTAGAGCGATTGTACGATTTGGCACGTATGGTTTATGTCGACCATATAAAAGGCGACCACGAAGAGATTTTGTTGGGTAAAATTAGTGTGGGCTTGGGTTTTCATCCCGAAAACGTCAAGTATATTGTTGATAAAGCTTTGACTTTGGTAAGCAATGGTGTTGATTTGGACACCTTTAAAGATGAAATGAAAAACATGAACAGATAG
- a CDS encoding DMT family transporter encodes MKRARIALVIGIFCISIFPILVKLNLTPGVISAFYRMLFSLLLLLPYVLITRQLKIPDYKTGLLAVLCGVIFGSDVAVWNVAIQESTATQASLLTNLSPVWVGVLALIFLKDKPRTNFWIGTVIAVFGMILLVGFSVFRNLDFDLAFTFGVLSGVLYAFYMLISKEVLKSMDVITFMTISLAASSLHLAVVSYAINEPFSGFSDAGWLVLVIQAVVCQLLAWLLISYATKHMRATRVSVSLLGQGILASALAWLFIDETITLNMVLGGIILLIGIGVTFIEKQLISFKK; translated from the coding sequence ATGAAAAGGGCAAGAATCGCACTCGTTATTGGAATATTTTGTATTTCGATATTCCCTATTTTGGTTAAACTTAACCTAACGCCAGGAGTTATTTCGGCATTTTACCGCATGTTGTTTTCGTTGTTGTTACTTTTACCTTATGTATTAATAACGCGACAACTTAAAATCCCTGATTATAAAACGGGGTTATTGGCCGTTTTATGTGGCGTTATTTTTGGTAGCGATGTGGCCGTTTGGAATGTTGCCATACAAGAATCTACGGCAACTCAAGCCTCGTTATTAACTAATTTATCGCCTGTTTGGGTGGGTGTTTTGGCTTTAATATTTTTAAAGGACAAGCCAAGAACCAATTTTTGGATAGGCACTGTAATTGCCGTTTTTGGCATGATTTTGCTAGTGGGTTTTTCGGTGTTTAGAAATTTAGACTTCGATTTGGCCTTCACTTTCGGTGTGCTTTCCGGGGTTTTATATGCCTTTTACATGCTGATTAGCAAAGAGGTTTTAAAAAGTATGGACGTTATCACGTTTATGACGATAAGTCTAGCCGCTTCTTCTTTACATTTAGCGGTGGTAAGTTATGCCATTAACGAACCTTTTTCAGGATTTTCAGATGCCGGTTGGTTGGTGTTGGTTATTCAAGCCGTTGTTTGCCAGCTTTTGGCTTGGCTTCTTATTAGTTACGCCACTAAGCACATGCGGGCCACAAGGGTTTCGGTAAGTTTGCTGGGTCAAGGTATTTTAGCATCAGCTTTAGCGTGGTTGTTTATTGATGAAACCATTACGCTAAACATGGTTTTGGGCGGTATAATTTTATTAATAGGCATTGGTGTTACTTTTATCGAAAAACAACTCATCTCTTTTAAAAAGTAA